In Piliocolobus tephrosceles isolate RC106 chromosome 4, ASM277652v3, whole genome shotgun sequence, the following are encoded in one genomic region:
- the LOC111526960 gene encoding protocadherin beta-12, which produces MENGGAGTLQIRQVLLFFVLLGMSQAVSETGSFLVMEELQSGSFVGNLAKTLGLEVSELSSRGAQVVSNDNKECLQLDTNTGDLLLSEMLDREELCGSNEPCVLYFQVLMKNPTQFLQIELQVRDINDHSPVFLEKEMLLEIPENSPLGAVFLLESAKDLDVGINAVKSYTINPNSHFHIKIRVNPDNRKYPELVLDKALDYEERRELSFILTALDGGSPPRSGTALVRVVVVDINDNSPEFEQAFYEVKIPENSTLGSLVVTVLAWDLDSGTNSELSYTFSHASEDIRKTFEINQKSGDITLTAPLDFETIESYSIIIQATDGGGLFGKSTVRIQVMDVNDNAPEITVSSITSPIPESTPETVVMVFRIRDRDSGDNGKIVCSVPEDIPFVLKSSVNNYYTLETERPLDRESRAEYNITITVTDLGTPRLKTEHNITVLVSDVNDNAPAFTQTSYTLFVRENNSPALHIGSVSATDRDSGTNAQVTYSLLPPQDPHLPLASLVSINIDNGHLFALQSLDYEALQAFEFRVGATDRGSPALSSEALVRVLVLDANDNSPFVLYPLQNGSAPCTELVPRAAEPGYLVTKVVAVDGDSGQNSWLSYQLLKATEPGLFGVWAHNGEVRTARLLSERDAAKHRLVVLVKDNGEPPRSATATLHVLLVDGFSQPYLPLPETAPAQAQADSLTVYLVVSLASVSSLFLLSVFLFVAVRLCRRSRAASVGRCSVPEGPFPGHLVDVSGTGTLSQSYQYEVCVTGGSGTNEFKFLKPIIPNFLPHSTRREVEENPPFQNNLVF; this is translated from the coding sequence ATGGAAAACGGAGGGGCAGGCACTCTGCAGATAAGGCAAgtcctgcttttctttgttttgctggGAATGTCTCAGGCGGTCTCTGAAACTGGGAGTTTTTTGGTGATGGAGGAATTGCAGAGTGGCAGCTTTGTAGGAAATTTGGCAAAGACCCTGGGACTGGAGGTGAGTGAGCTGTCTTCGCGGGGGGCTCAGGTGGTTTCTAATGATAACAAAGAGTGTTTGCAGCTGGACACAAACACTGGAGATTTGCTCCTGAGCGAAATGCTAGACAGGGAGGAGCTCTGTGGCTCCAATGAGCCTTGTGTGCTGTATTTCCAAGTGTTAATGAAAAACCCCACGCAGTTTTTACAAATTGAACTCCAGGTCAGGGATATAAATGATCACTCTCCCGTCTTCTTGGAAAAAGAAATGCTCTTAGAAATCCCAGAGAACAGTCCTCTTGGTGCTGTGTTCTTGCTTGAAAGTGCGAAGGATTTAGATGTAGGAATCAATGCTGTAAAAAGCTACACAATAAATCCGAACTCTCATTTCCACATTAAAATAAGAGTCAATCCAGATAATAGGAAATACCCTGAGTTAGTTCTGGACAAGGCGCTGGATTATGAAGAGCGCAGGGAGCTCAGTTTCATCCTCACTGCTCTGGATGGCGGGTCCCCTCCCAGGTCCGGAACTGCCTTGGTCAGGGTGGTGGTTGTAGATATTAATGACAACTCCCCTGAGTTTGAGCAGGCTTTTTATGAGGTGAAGATTCCGGAGAATAGCACCCTTGGCTCGCTGGTTGTGACAGTCTTGGCTTGGGATTTAGACTCTGGAACAAACAGTGAATTATCCTATACCTTTTCCCATGCCTCAGAAGATATTCGCAAGACATTTGAAATTAATCAAAAGTCTGGAGACATTACTTTAACAGCACCTTTGGATTTTGAAACGATTGAGTCATACTCAATAATCATTCAAGCCACAGATGGGGGAGGACTTTTTGGAAAATCTACAGTCAGAATTCAGGTGATGGATGTAAATGACAATGCTCCTGAAATCACTGTGTCATCAATTACCAGTCCAATCCCAGAAAGCACACCAGAGACCGTGGTTATGGTTTTCAGGATACGAGACAGAGACTCTGGGGACAACGGAAAGATAGTTTGTTCTGTCCCGGAAGACATCCCATTCGTGCTAAAATCTTCTGTAAATAATTACTACACTTTGGAAACAGAGAGACCACTGGACAGAGAGAGCAGAGCCGAGTACAACATTACCATCACCGTCACCGACTTGGGGACACCCAGGCTGAAAACCGAGCACAACATAACCGTGCTGGTCTCCGACGTCAATGACAACGCCCCCGCCTTCACCCAAACCTCCTACACCCTGTTCGTCCGCGAGAACAACAGCCCCGCCCTGCACATCGGCAGCGTCAGCGCCACAGACAGAGACTCAGGCACCAATGCCCAGGTCACCTACTCGCTGCTACCGCCCCAGGACCCTCACCTGCCCCTCGCCTCCCTGGTTTCCATCAACATAGACAATGGCCACCTGTTCGCCCTCCAGTCCCTGGACTACGAGGCCCTGCAGGCGTTCGAGTTCCGCGTGGGCGCCACAGACCGCGGCTCCCCCGCGCTGAGCAGCGAGGCACTGGTGCGCGTGCTGGTGCTGGATGCCAACGACAACTCGCCTTTCGTGCTGTACCCGCTGCAGAACGGCTCCGCGCCCTGTACAGAGCTGGTGCCCCGGGCGGCCGAGCCAGGCTATCTGGTGACCAAGGTGGTAGCGGTGGACGGCGACTCGGGCCAGAATTCCTGGCTGTCGTACCAGCTGCTCAAGGCCACGGAGCCCGGGCTGTTTGGAGTGTGGGCGCACAATGGCGAGGTGCGCACCGCCAGGCTGCTGAGCGAGCGCGACGCGGCCAAACACAGGCTGGTGGTGCTGGTCAAGGACAATGGCGAGCCTCCGCGCTCGGCCACCGCCACGCTACACGTGCTCCTGGTGGACGGCTTCTCCCAGCCCTACCTGCCTCTCCCAGAGACGGCCCCGGCCCAGGCCCAGGCCGACTCGCTCACCGTCTACCTGGTGGTGTCATTGGCCTCGGTGTCGTCGCTGTTCCTCTTGTCGGTGTTCCTGTTCGTGGCGGTGCGGCTGTGTAGGAGGAGCAGGGCAGCCTCTGTGGGTCGCTGCTCGGTGCCCGAGGGCCCCTTTCCAGGGCATCTGGTGGACGTGAGCGGCACCGGGACCCTGTCCCAGAGCTACCAGTATGAGGTGTGTGTGACTGGAGGCTCCGGGACAAATGAGTTCAAATTTCTGAAACCAATTATCCCCAACTTCCTACCCCACAGCACACGTAGGGAAGTTGAAGAAAACCCCCCATTTCAGAATAATTTGGTTTTCtga
- the LOC111526975 gene encoding protocadherin beta-13 isoform X1, protein MEASGKLICRQRQVLFCFLLLGLSLAGAAEPRRYSVVEETEGSSFVTNLAKDLGLEQREFSRRGVRVVSRGNKLHLQLNQETGDLLLNEKLDREDLCGHTEPCVLHFQVLLESPFEFFQAELQVIDINDHSPVFLDKEMLVKVSESSPPGTTFPLKNAEDLDVGQNNIENYVISPNSYFRVLTRKRSDGRKYPELVLDKALDREAEAELRLTLTALDGGSPPRSGTAQVYIEVLDVNDNAPEFEQPFYRVQISEDSPIGFLVVKVSATDVDTGVNGEISYSLFQASDEIGKTFKINPLTGEIELKKQLDFEKLQSYEVNIEARDAGTLSGKCTILIQVMDVNDHAPEVTMSAFTSPIPENAPETVVALFSVSDLDSGENGKISCSIQEDLPFLLKSAENFYTLLTERPLDRESIGEYNITITVTDLGTPTLKTQLNITVLVSDVNDNAPAFTRTSYTLFVRENNSPALHIGSVSATDRDSGTNAQITYSLLPPQGPHLPLTSLVSINADNGHLFALRSLDYEALQEFEFRVGASDRGSPALSSEALVRVLVLDANDNSPFVLYPLQNGSAPCTELVPRAAEPGYLVTKVVAVDGDSGQNAWLSYQLLKATEPGLFRMWAHNGEVRTSRLLSERDAAKHKLVVLVKDNGEPPRSATATLHVLLVDDFSQPYLPLPEAAPAQAQADSLTIYLVVALASVSSLFLFSVLLFVAVRLCRGSREASVGRCSVPEGPFPGHLVDVSGTGTLSQSYQYEVCLAGGSGTNEFKFLKPIIPDFPPQCPGKEIQGNSTFPNLCVCKTILIYS, encoded by the exons ATGGAGGCCAGCGGGAAGCTCATTTGCAGACAAAGGCAAGTCCttttttgctttctccttttgGGCTTATCTCTGGCGGGTGCGGCGGAACCTAGACGCTATTCTGTGGTGGAGGAAACTGAGGGCAGCTCCTTTGTCACCAATTTAGCAAAGGACTTGGGTCTGGAGCAGAGGGAATTCTCCAGGCGGGGGGTTAGGGTTGTTTCCAGAGGGAACAAACTACATTTGCAGCTCAATCAGGAGACCGGCGATTTGTTGCTCAATGAGAAATTGGACCGGGAGGATCTGTGCGGTCACACAGAGCCCTGTGTGCTACATTTCCAAGTGTTGCTAGAGAGTCCCTTCGAGTTTTTTCAAGCTGAACTACAGGTAATAGACATAAACGACCACTCTCCAGTATTTCTGGACAAAGAAATGTTGGTGAAAGTGTCAGAGAGCAGTCCTCCTGGGACTACATTTCCTCTGAAGAATGCTGAAGACTTAGATGTAGGCCAAAACAATATTGAGAACTACGTAATCAGCCCCAATTCTTATTTTCGGGTCCTCACCCGCAAACGCAGTGATGGCAGGAAATATCCAGAGCTGGTGCTGGACAAAGCGCTGGACCGAGAGGCAGAAGCTGAACTCAGGTTAACACTCACAGCACTGGATGGTGGCTCTCCGCCCAGATCTGGCACTGCTCAGGTCTACATTGAAGTCCTGGATGTCAACGATAATGCCCCTGAATTTGAGCAGCCTTTCTATAGGGTGCAGATCTCTGAGGACAGTCCAATAGGCTTCCTGGTTGTCAAGGTCTCTGCCACGGATGTAGACACAGGAGTCAACGGAGAGATTTCCTATTCACTTTTCCAAGCTTCAGACGAGATTGGCAAAACCTTTAAGATCAATCCCTTGACAGGTGAAATTGAACTAAAAAAACAACTCGATTTCGAAAAACTGCAGTCCTATGAAGTCAATATTGAGGCAAGAGATGCTGGAACCCTTTCTGGAAAATGCACCATTCTGATTCAAGTGATGGATGTGAATGACCATGCCCCAGAAGTTACCATGTCTGCATTTACCAGCCCAATACCTGAGAACGCCCCTGAAACTGTGGTTGCACTTTTCAGTGTTTCAGATCTTGATTcaggagaaaatgggaaaataagttGCTCCATTCAGGAGGATCTACCCTTCCTCCTGAAATCCGCGGAAAACTTTTACACCCTACTAACTGAGAGACCACTAGACAGAGAAAGCATAGGGGAATACAACATCACTATCACTGTCACTGACTTGGGGACCCCTACGCTGAAAACACAGCTCAACATAACCGTGCTGGTCTCCGACGTCAATGACAACGCCCCCGCCTTCACCCGAACCTCCTACACCCTGTTCGTCCGCGAGAACAACAGCCCCGCCCTGCACATCGGCAGCGTCAGCGCCACAGACAGGGATTCAGGCACCAACGCCCAGATCACCTACTCACTGCTGCCGCCCCAGGGCCCGCACCTGCCCCTCACCTCCTTGGTCTCCATCAACGCGGACAACGGCCACCTGTTCGCCCTCAGGTCTCTGGACTACGAGGCCCTGCAGGAGTTCGAGTTCCGCGTGGGCGCTTCAGACCGCGGCTCCCCGGCGCTGAGCAGCGAGGCGCTGGTGCGCGTGCTGGTGCTGGACGCCAACGACAACTCGCCCTTCGTGCTGTACCCGCTGCAGAACGGCTCCGCGCCCTGCACCGAGCTGGTGCCCCGGGCGGCCGAGCCGGGCTACCTGGTGACCAAGGTGGTGGCGGTGGACGGCGACTCGGGCCAGAACGCCTGGCTGTCGTACCAGCTGCTCAAGGCCACCGAGCCCGGGCTGTTCCGCATGTGGGCGCACAATGGCGAGGTGCGCACCTCCAGGCTGCTGAGCGAGCGCGATGCGGCCAAGCACAAGCTGGTGGTGCTGGTCAAGGACAATGGCGAGCCTCCGCGCTCGGCCACCGCCACGCTACACGTGCTCCTGGTGGACGACTTCTCCCAGCCCTACCTGCCGCTCCCGGAGGCGGCCCCGGCCCAAGCCCAGGCCGACTCGCTCACCATCTACCTGGTGGTGGCGTTGGCCTCGGTGTCTTCACTCTTCCTCTTTTCAGTGCTCCTGTTCGTGGCGGTGCGGCTGTGCAGGGGGAGCAGGGAGGCCTCGGTGGGTCGCTGCTCGGTGCCCGAAGGCCCCTTTCCAGGGCATCTGGTGGACGTGAGCGGCACCGGGACCTTATCCCAGAGTTACCAGTATGAGGTGTGTCTGGCAGGAGGCTCAGGGACAAATGAGTTCAAGTTCCTGAAGCCTATTATCCCCGACTTCCCTCCCCAGTGCCCTGGGAAAGAAATACAGGGAAATTCTACCTT CCCcaatttgtgtgtatgtaaaacTATACTTATTTACTCTTGA
- the LOC111526975 gene encoding protocadherin beta-13 isoform X2 produces MEASGKLICRQRQVLFCFLLLGLSLAGAAEPRRYSVVEETEGSSFVTNLAKDLGLEQREFSRRGVRVVSRGNKLHLQLNQETGDLLLNEKLDREDLCGHTEPCVLHFQVLLESPFEFFQAELQVIDINDHSPVFLDKEMLVKVSESSPPGTTFPLKNAEDLDVGQNNIENYVISPNSYFRVLTRKRSDGRKYPELVLDKALDREAEAELRLTLTALDGGSPPRSGTAQVYIEVLDVNDNAPEFEQPFYRVQISEDSPIGFLVVKVSATDVDTGVNGEISYSLFQASDEIGKTFKINPLTGEIELKKQLDFEKLQSYEVNIEARDAGTLSGKCTILIQVMDVNDHAPEVTMSAFTSPIPENAPETVVALFSVSDLDSGENGKISCSIQEDLPFLLKSAENFYTLLTERPLDRESIGEYNITITVTDLGTPTLKTQLNITVLVSDVNDNAPAFTRTSYTLFVRENNSPALHIGSVSATDRDSGTNAQITYSLLPPQGPHLPLTSLVSINADNGHLFALRSLDYEALQEFEFRVGASDRGSPALSSEALVRVLVLDANDNSPFVLYPLQNGSAPCTELVPRAAEPGYLVTKVVAVDGDSGQNAWLSYQLLKATEPGLFRMWAHNGEVRTSRLLSERDAAKHKLVVLVKDNGEPPRSATATLHVLLVDDFSQPYLPLPEAAPAQAQADSLTIYLVVALASVSSLFLFSVLLFVAVRLCRGSREASVGRCSVPEGPFPGHLVDVSGTGTLSQSYQYEVCLAGGSGTNEFKFLKPIIPDFPPQCPGKEIQGNSTFSNNFGFNIQ; encoded by the coding sequence ATGGAGGCCAGCGGGAAGCTCATTTGCAGACAAAGGCAAGTCCttttttgctttctccttttgGGCTTATCTCTGGCGGGTGCGGCGGAACCTAGACGCTATTCTGTGGTGGAGGAAACTGAGGGCAGCTCCTTTGTCACCAATTTAGCAAAGGACTTGGGTCTGGAGCAGAGGGAATTCTCCAGGCGGGGGGTTAGGGTTGTTTCCAGAGGGAACAAACTACATTTGCAGCTCAATCAGGAGACCGGCGATTTGTTGCTCAATGAGAAATTGGACCGGGAGGATCTGTGCGGTCACACAGAGCCCTGTGTGCTACATTTCCAAGTGTTGCTAGAGAGTCCCTTCGAGTTTTTTCAAGCTGAACTACAGGTAATAGACATAAACGACCACTCTCCAGTATTTCTGGACAAAGAAATGTTGGTGAAAGTGTCAGAGAGCAGTCCTCCTGGGACTACATTTCCTCTGAAGAATGCTGAAGACTTAGATGTAGGCCAAAACAATATTGAGAACTACGTAATCAGCCCCAATTCTTATTTTCGGGTCCTCACCCGCAAACGCAGTGATGGCAGGAAATATCCAGAGCTGGTGCTGGACAAAGCGCTGGACCGAGAGGCAGAAGCTGAACTCAGGTTAACACTCACAGCACTGGATGGTGGCTCTCCGCCCAGATCTGGCACTGCTCAGGTCTACATTGAAGTCCTGGATGTCAACGATAATGCCCCTGAATTTGAGCAGCCTTTCTATAGGGTGCAGATCTCTGAGGACAGTCCAATAGGCTTCCTGGTTGTCAAGGTCTCTGCCACGGATGTAGACACAGGAGTCAACGGAGAGATTTCCTATTCACTTTTCCAAGCTTCAGACGAGATTGGCAAAACCTTTAAGATCAATCCCTTGACAGGTGAAATTGAACTAAAAAAACAACTCGATTTCGAAAAACTGCAGTCCTATGAAGTCAATATTGAGGCAAGAGATGCTGGAACCCTTTCTGGAAAATGCACCATTCTGATTCAAGTGATGGATGTGAATGACCATGCCCCAGAAGTTACCATGTCTGCATTTACCAGCCCAATACCTGAGAACGCCCCTGAAACTGTGGTTGCACTTTTCAGTGTTTCAGATCTTGATTcaggagaaaatgggaaaataagttGCTCCATTCAGGAGGATCTACCCTTCCTCCTGAAATCCGCGGAAAACTTTTACACCCTACTAACTGAGAGACCACTAGACAGAGAAAGCATAGGGGAATACAACATCACTATCACTGTCACTGACTTGGGGACCCCTACGCTGAAAACACAGCTCAACATAACCGTGCTGGTCTCCGACGTCAATGACAACGCCCCCGCCTTCACCCGAACCTCCTACACCCTGTTCGTCCGCGAGAACAACAGCCCCGCCCTGCACATCGGCAGCGTCAGCGCCACAGACAGGGATTCAGGCACCAACGCCCAGATCACCTACTCACTGCTGCCGCCCCAGGGCCCGCACCTGCCCCTCACCTCCTTGGTCTCCATCAACGCGGACAACGGCCACCTGTTCGCCCTCAGGTCTCTGGACTACGAGGCCCTGCAGGAGTTCGAGTTCCGCGTGGGCGCTTCAGACCGCGGCTCCCCGGCGCTGAGCAGCGAGGCGCTGGTGCGCGTGCTGGTGCTGGACGCCAACGACAACTCGCCCTTCGTGCTGTACCCGCTGCAGAACGGCTCCGCGCCCTGCACCGAGCTGGTGCCCCGGGCGGCCGAGCCGGGCTACCTGGTGACCAAGGTGGTGGCGGTGGACGGCGACTCGGGCCAGAACGCCTGGCTGTCGTACCAGCTGCTCAAGGCCACCGAGCCCGGGCTGTTCCGCATGTGGGCGCACAATGGCGAGGTGCGCACCTCCAGGCTGCTGAGCGAGCGCGATGCGGCCAAGCACAAGCTGGTGGTGCTGGTCAAGGACAATGGCGAGCCTCCGCGCTCGGCCACCGCCACGCTACACGTGCTCCTGGTGGACGACTTCTCCCAGCCCTACCTGCCGCTCCCGGAGGCGGCCCCGGCCCAAGCCCAGGCCGACTCGCTCACCATCTACCTGGTGGTGGCGTTGGCCTCGGTGTCTTCACTCTTCCTCTTTTCAGTGCTCCTGTTCGTGGCGGTGCGGCTGTGCAGGGGGAGCAGGGAGGCCTCGGTGGGTCGCTGCTCGGTGCCCGAAGGCCCCTTTCCAGGGCATCTGGTGGACGTGAGCGGCACCGGGACCTTATCCCAGAGTTACCAGTATGAGGTGTGTCTGGCAGGAGGCTCAGGGACAAATGAGTTCAAGTTCCTGAAGCCTATTATCCCCGACTTCCCTCCCCAGTGCCCTGGGAAAGAAATACAGGGAAATTCTACCTTCTCCAATAACTTTGGGTTCAATATTCAGTGA
- the PCDHB11 gene encoding protocadherin beta-11, with protein MENGRARTQQIRQVLLLFVLLGMSQAGSEPGSFSVAEEMQSGSFVGNLAKDLGLKVRELSLRGAQVVSNDKKQRLQLDINTGDLLLSETLDREELCGSIQPCVLHFQVLMKNPTQFLQIELQVRDINDHSPIFLEKQMLLEIPENSRVGAVFLLESAKDLDVGINAVKTYIISPNSHFHIKMRVNPDNRKYPELVLDRALDYEERPELSFILTALDGGSPPRSGTALVKVVVVDINDNSPEFEQAFYEVKIPENSILGSLVLTVSAWDLDSGTNGEICYTLSHASEDIRKTFEINQKSGDITLTAPLDFETIESYSIIIQATDGGGLFGKSTVRIQVMDVNDNAPEITVSSITSPIPENTPETVVMVFSIQDIDSGDNGRIVCSISEDLPFVLKSSVENYYTLETERPLDRESRAEYSITITVTDLGTPRLKTEYNTTVLVSDINDNAPAFTQTSYTLFVRENNSPALHIGSVNATDRDSGTNAQVTYSLLPPQDPHLPLASLVSINTDNGHLFALRSLDYEALQAFEFHVGAADRGSPALSSEALVRVLVLDANDNSPFVLYPLQNGSAPCTELVPRAAEPGYLVTKVVAVDGDTGQNAWLSYQLLKATEPGLFGVWAHNGEVRTARLLSERDAAKHRLVVLVKDNGEPPRSVTATLQVLLVDGFSQPYLPLPEAAQAQAQTESLTVYLVVALASVSSLFLLSVLLFVAVRLCRRSRAASVGRCLVPEGPFPGHLVDVSGTSTLSQSYQYEVCLTGGSGTNEFKFLKPVIPNIQAKGPGKNSEENPTLQNSFEFNF; from the coding sequence ATGGAGAACGGAAGAGCACGCACTCAGCAGATAAGGCAAGTCCTGCTTCTCTTTGTTTTGCTGGGAATGTCTCAGGCGGGCTCTGAACCTGGGAGCTTTTCCGTGGCAGAAGAAATGCAGAGCGGGAGTTTTGTAGGCAATCTGGCAAAGGACCTGGGGCTAAAGGTGAGAGAACTGTCCTTACGGGGGGCTCAGGTGGTCTCTAATGATAAGAAACAGCGTTTGCAGCTGGACATAAACACTGGGGATTTGCTCTTAAGTGAAACACTAGACAGGGAGGAGCTCTGCGGTTCCATCCAGCCTTGTGTGCTACATTTCCAGGTGTTAATGAAAAACCCCACGCAGTTTTTACAAATTGAACTTCAGGTCAGGGATATAAATGATCACTCTCCTATCTTCTTGGAAAAACAAATGCTCCTAGAAATCCCAGAGAATAGTCGTGTTGGTGCTGTGTTCTTACTAGAAAGTGCGAAGGATTTAGATGTAGGAATCAATGCTGTGAAAACCTACATAATAAGCCCCAACTCTCATTTTCACATTAAAATGAGAGTCAATCCAGACAATAGGAAATACCCCGAGTTAGTTCTGGACAGGGCACTGGATTATGAAGAGCGCCCGGAGCTCAGTTTCATCCTCACTGCTCTGGATGGCGGGTCCCCTCCCAGGTCTGGAACTGCCTTGGTCAAAGTGGTGGTTGTGGACATTAATGACAACTCCCCTGAATTTGAGCAGGCTTTTTATGAGGTGAAGATTCCAGAGAATAGCATCCTTGGCTCCCTGGTTTTGACTGTCTCAGCTTGGGATTTAGACTCTGGAACAAATGGTGAAATATGCTATACTTTATCCCATGCTTCAGAAGATATTCGCAAGACATTTGAAATTAATCAAAAGTCTGGAGACATTACTTTAACAGCACCTTTGGATTTTGAAACGATTGAATCATACTCAATAATCATTCAAGCCACAGATGGGGGAGGACTTTTTGGAAAATCTACAGTCAGAATTCAGGTGATGGATGTAAATGACAATGCTCCTGAAATCACTGTGTCATCAATTACCAGTCCAATCCCAGAAAATACGCCAGAAACCGTGGTTATGGTTTTTAGTATCCAAGATATAGACTCTGGGGACAACGGAAGAATTGTTTGTTCCATTTCGGAAGACCTCCCATTCGTGCTAAAATCTTCAGTTGAGAATTATTACACCTTGGAAACAGAGAGACCACTGGACAGAGAGAGCAGGGCCGAGTACAGTATCACCATCACTGTCACCGACTTGGGGACACCCAGGCTGAAAACCGAGTACAACACAACCGTGTTGGTCTCCGACATCAATGACAACGCCCCCGCCTTCACCCAAACCTCCTACACCCTGTTCGTCCGCGAGAACAACAGCCCCGCCCTGCACATAGGCAGCGTCAACGCCACAGACAGAGACTCAGGCACCAATGCCCAGGTCACCTACTCGCTGCTGCCACCCCAGGACCCGCACCTGCCCCTCGCCTCCCTGGTCTCCATCAACACAGACAACGGCCACCTGTTCGCCCTCCGATCGCTGGACTACGAGGCCCTGCAGGCCTTCGAGTTCCACGTGGGCGCCGCAGACCGCGGCTCCCCCGCGCTGAGCAGCGAGGCACTGGTGCGCGTGCTGGTGCTGGACGCCAACGACAACTCGCCCTTCGTGCTGTACCCGCTGCAGAATGGCTCCGCGCCCTGCACCGAGCTGGTGCCCCGGGCGGCCGAGCCGGGCTACCTGGTGACCAAGGTGGTGGCGGTGGACGGTGACACGGGCCAGAACGCCTGGCTGTCGTACCAGCTGCTCAAGGCCACGGAGCCGGGGCTGTTCGGTGTGTGGGCGCACAATGGCGAGGTGCGCACCGCCAGGCTGTTGAGCGAGCGCGACGCGGCCAAGCACAGGCTGGTGGTGCTGGTCAAGGACAATGGCGAGCCTCCGCGCTCAGTCACGGCCACGTTGCAAGTGCTCCTGGTGGACGGCTTCTCGCAGCCCTATCTGCCGCTCCCAGAGGCGGCTCAGGCCCAGGCCCAGACGGAATCGCTCACCGTCTACCTGGTGGTGGCGTTGGCCTCAGTGTCGTCGCTGTTCCTCTTGTCCGTGCTCCTGTTCGTGGCTGTGCGGCTGTGCAGGAGGAGCAGGGCGGCCTCGGTGGGTCGCTGCTTGGTGCCCGAGGGCCCCTTTCCAGGGCATCTGGTGGACGTGAGCGGCACCAGCACCCTATCCCAGAGCTACCAGTATGAGGTGTGTCTGACAGGAGGCTCCGGGACAAATGAATTCAAGTTCCTAAAACCGGTTATCCCTAATATCCAGGCAAAAGGTCCTGGGAAGAATAGTGAAGAAAACCCCACCCTTCAAAATagctttgaatttaatttttag